From Leptodactylus fuscus isolate aLepFus1 chromosome 11, aLepFus1.hap2, whole genome shotgun sequence, one genomic window encodes:
- the BMP15 gene encoding bone morphogenetic protein 15 → MMPASQNLLLFWLLIVVSPPAMGMKGLESIMRSHSLPLIRTLMDHGPLKSRMAAKRDLSRQHLRFMLELYKRSADGDGRPKANRPAGAAVRLVRPVSQAPFISEKQWRIQNLNFILHNLKKEELMKASVMYPRTMYFGDSYHICKVDLLPSAGLFSKTRVSPGIWRWAETDITSHIRSQLEDANQSLHVQLVCQSIGKRNMISLGASASHTPFLLLYFNSDFHNQSTKKILTAFSEKTAQHVLRRKPRQVGTFGIKLPIISNQSEQVKNHCSLRPFWVSFHQLGWDHWIIAPHRYNPGYCKGDCPRLLHSGYNSPNHAIIQNFINQVVDKNVPRPSCVPYSYGPISVLMIEPGGNILYKEYENMIAESCTCR, encoded by the exons ATGATGCCGGCATCTCAAAACCTATTGCTTTTCTGGTTGCTTATTGTTGTGTCACCCCCTGCAATGGGGATGAAAGGGTTAGAATCGATCATGAGATCTCATTCTCTGCCATTGATTCGGACGTTGATGGACCATGGACCTTTGAAGTCTCGCATGGCAGCAAAACGTGATCTGAGTAGACAGCACCTACGCTTTATGCTGGAATTGTACAAGAGGTCGGCAGATGGAGATGGAAGACCCAAAGCCAACAGACCAGCTGGAGCTGCAGTGAGGCTTGTAAGGCCTGTCAGTCAAGCACCTTTTATATCAG AAAAGCAATGGAGGATACAAAATCTTAATTTTATCCTACATAACCTAAAAAAAGAGGAGCTGATGAAGGCAAGTGTAATGTATCCCAGAACAATGTATTTTGGGGACAGTTACCACATATGCAAGGTGGATCTTCTGCCAAGTGCTGGTCTCTTCTCCAAGACAAGAGTTTCCCCTGGAATTTGGAGGTGGGCTGAGACAGATATCACGTCCCACATCAGATCGCAACTAGAGGATGCAAACCAAAGTTTACATGTCCAACTCGTGTGCCAGAGTATTGGAAAACGTAACATGATATCTCTGGGTGCTTCGGCCTCTCACACTCCTTTCTTACTCCTCTACTTTAACTCTGACTTCCATAACCAATCTACTAAGAAGATTTTAACTGCATTTTCAGAAAAGACTGCACAACATGTGTTGAGAAGGAAACCACGTCAAGTGGGAACTTTTGGCATTAAGCTTCCGATAATTTCCAACCAAAGTGAACAAGTCAAGAATCATTGCTCATTACGTCCATTTTGGGTTAGTTTTCATCAGCTAGGATGGGATCACTGGATTATTGCACCGCACAGGTACAACCCTGGCTACTGCAAGGGAGACTGCCCCAGGCTTCTACATTCAGGGTATAATTCACCAAACCATGCCATTATTCAGAACTTTATTAATCAGGTGGTTGATAAAAATGTCCCACGTCCTTCTTGCGTCCCGTACTCCTACGGTCCAATCAGTGTTCTTATGATTGAACCCGGAGGAAATATCCTTTATAAAGAATATGAAAATATGATTGCAGAATCATGCACCTGTCGGTAA